The DNA sequence ttaatggtatgcccccttttgcaacagtatagacatcttgagtttgagtagtcatcacatttactagattgatcctttatcacataagtgtatcgttgatacggatttatcatactatttttgaaatgtgatctatcaatagcatatgtgatttttggttgtgaggccttgtctaattttgctttgatagttttaacttctttttgccaaatgtgacaagtttcacatcctccccacttaaaccaaggactcttgtcaacaacgtttgtgtctttgatacttttgatcatagattccttgagagtttctaattccttttcggaatcggaaactttcttctcaaggtatttgaaaattcttttatttgaagctaagcgttgaaatgcttatttagcttcatgatgcaaggtatcaaaggcatgctttaattcaaaataagacatggcatcaacattattatatttatcatgacttacaatctttttcttcttttgatgtgccatgagacataggttgacggttttgttgcaccccaaaatttgctctttttatttgagctataagttattaacgacgtttatttcgtcattcgaaaattgaagaaaaatagtaaagagttttcatgggtttaagaagaaaggtgtgaaaaatggtttaaacagtggaaatacgagaaaattcacaagtcatatttggaaggtgacaTGAGCTAAGTTCCCACGTAGCCTTGattgtttcgacgatatctacaactttcgtgttcggctcggaagccaattctttgaggaaggttgccagatttgcaaattatttgagatttcacagtgaaaaacagtgctgaatgtagggtttcggaccccggaaaattcatatctcctaatccgcttgtcggattcgcttgaaaatatAACTGGATCTCCGTACCaacattaccaagatttcatatgttcggaccaaaGGCCAAATGTGCACtaaaaattcccagaattttaaagaTTGTCgcattgtttcggtaaaaagtgtgttttcaagCATGTTGCgcctagtttgaaaattcataatttcttcgatttttatcgtatgaagtccattccagcggcattttctcggaaatttcgttagcttcgattcttcgtcacacatacttgttcagattctgagccgaagatagggttttatcgagttctttgagcggtactcacaaaattctgcacagtcgcaccagatgaatcgacgtttctcgtcattcaaacgcgtttaatttcttcatcgcttattggattgagacgattctcgcggcgacgagtcaagaatttggtcatcttcacagtggcattagTTTCGTTCCgggattcagagccgaaccgagtttccttaaaaacgagccaaaatgagacgcaccgagggcaatttggacatttcgcgttgacaatatataaacattttgctcttcacaaatcaagggggGACTCTCATAATTCCAATTCACCAAAAGTTCAAAAAACATTTTCTcacaattctctctcaattctcttgaatcaaaaccacaaattacataaaactttcatcaagaactcatcaatcttcatcaagatcaagaacatggattgaagaattaaGATTCGAAGTTcgattttcttctctctctcctcAAATCTCGCGTGCCTCTACCTCTCTCTCACCTCGGatttcgcgttcgtgtcgtgttcgcgttcgtatcgtgtttgtgttcgcgcttcggttgagatcttcatccggtaagctttcggatcttgaattaagtgtttAATTGTCGATCATTATGTGAATTAGGATCTAGATCTATATCTTGTTCTTGATTTATGGAtagttgatgatgattgatcggtgaatttgcttTGTTTTTGCTCGAATCGATAATGTTCATGTGAATTGTGGTTAGATGTGATGTTTATTGCATATTATTGATGTGTGTTGATGATAAATTGTGATATTCGTGTTCGGATCTATGATTCGATGATAATTTCATATGCATAATTGTTGATGTGCATGTATGTTGCttgtgacgcactcaaagtgtttgtataaatgcatgtggTGTACTTTTGCTTGATATTTGCTTGGCTCGACGCGTCGCACTTTCCATAATTAGGATCATTTGACTTGTAGACTCGTGCTTAATTCATGATTTGATGTTTGCTTGTGATGATTGCCAATGGAatggttttggattgagtgcgaacggCTCCGAGGTCCTAAAAATGCTTAAAAATTGGTtttgctacgccaggaaccgggttgtcccaggcgggaaccggttcccactcaatccaaaattgttgattctctgcattttagtaccaggaaccgggttgtccctaggtgggaaccggttcctgcgttgtttttgtCCTCTGATTTGTGtgctaggaaccgggttgtccctaggcgggaaccggttcccagtaatCTGAAATATGCTTGCTTCTGTGATTTAgaaccaggaaccgggttgtccctaggtgggaaccggttcccagttttctgcctctggtttttagtactaggaaccgggttgtcctgtgcaggaaccggttcctgtgtgtaatttttgtgttttcttttctaattgcataactttttactcgtaactccgatttgcacgttctttatatcgacgAAAAGCTTATGAGACGTACTATCTTACTAGATGCTTAGTTTTcgttaatttgtagatcattcatgtttgatttctctttgatgtttcattatccatttcatgtttacattaCTTGTCCGTTTCCTTTTGCtttatagtaataacgcaattccgattgcgatgtttgttatctctaacttgtgtgctagtgtgcaaggtttttggatagtcaccgaccgGCGCTTATtccttgagtgttccgctttacttgcggaaCACGATTTCCTTCATTTGCATTgtgttctcatccgggagacacgttcctattactttatatctgcttgtttggtttgcttgttcctcttgcaggtgtattaagattgtgctcgacgcgcatgtcgacttttgtgtgctttcatggctaatcggtgtgctgaccatttgcttttgctttgctagctcgctcgtgGGATTCTTAGTTtattcgctttgcttcgctttagtttacggatcatcatccgtttggtattgatctcgtttcattttatttctattgcactttatcgttttctcgcatcatcctttaacatgagaagtaggacctagacatgcatctggccaagccctcgaaagaggctctatttttgttggcgtgtttatatttgtgctttgcggcagggagttacggtgtaataagtcctatatggcactccgttaagtcctcatggaaggcacgcgggaagggttagcaatcaacccccgactagtctcatcgagtccgttcagtatgcgcacgccatgcgttgctcgcttctgaacttgcacaagatcatgttatcgagtatgtcaggaaaagggttcatgtagccggacccccgcctttcatatagctcgcgtcgctcgacgttgatgctcggtgtacacACGCActattttcctttacgatccgtgacggcttggttgctgagagggacccgctcctcttgtctatggcccgatcattttcgcgaggtctaatgcttggttgacttgggttgagttgctccccttggctatggcgggaccgcttttctaccattcggtcagtaccgttggtttgtttgctttacgagcggatgctcgtttgtgtgctatttgtttgcttcccttttccctcgtaggttgatagtttagtttagacttgtaccctttgtatgataacattaggtagcaagctttcccccttaactttggttttcctcatgcattctttaaaacacaaaccacactctttgattttcttttcttaagagcttgttatttccgctccattcccaagcataagtctccaaaggtcgagcagcggagtgtgaatgtaacttgttcacctaaaaaacacaaaacaaacagaaattagttagccgagctacggtacctctgattccgaaaaacggatacgtaggcagcggggtagggcccgtgcgagtacaactctttcttttccctacattttgcatgcattttagtccagattagcgcagtttgcttacacacccatagttttagacacaagtgtggataccatcgagtacgatgggcgcgtggggtgctaacaccttcccctcgtgtaaccgactcccttaccctttttctcttgtcgtgagaccgttgttttgttttgtggtttgctggcattcccttccttttcaggataaatatgttagtggcgactctgttaattttcgcgggtagcgatagctggcgactctgccggggacgtctcgacctattgcgggtccggacttagcgagtcgatcctaacgcttgtgtgtttatctttgggtgctttactgctttgcatatttgactgtttgcattgcattctatgtgcgctttagttttctgcatcatattctggactgtctggatttctatctgtgggtgggtgtttcaagaggtaaaagacccaatacccaggctatgagtgataccttaggaactaggactagagtggccgtgacggacagaaggcgtatgcctgattgatctgatcacgtatccacgggcagagcttgatggaatgaggcaatatcgtatgatagcgcctacattcgatcctctgttggctttttgacctaccttggcctagatttacccgtgagtggggcgggaatcaatcattgattaacaggtacattgatggtgactttggatcttgttcgtgggttaccgctgttctcgttcgtgggttaccattgttcttgttcgtgggttaccgctgttcttgttcgagggttaccgctgttctcgttcgagtgtactattggttcctgtccgtggggtactatggttcttgttcgagtggtgatctgtgttctattccagtgtgttgttgACTATGGGTGTTGGTTCCGTGGTTTGACATTCtatgttccgtgtggtatactaTTTGGGGCCGAATCTTTGGCTCTGTATTATGTGTGTTgccggcagtccagaatgcccggtgggcggcaacaagtcccaccactttgcatcatagcatatttatttcccAAAAGAAATGCAAAAAAAAAGTAATGATAACAAGCATTTGCATGTCATGTTTTTCAGGGCTATTCAAGAGTTCACTCAAGTTGAAGATGGACATTTCCACTGATACTGTCAAAGAACGTATGAGGCATACCAGAGCTTATAAGATTCCGGATATTGATGTTTCGGGGTTGATTGGTTTGAGTTCTCGGTTGAAAGGGGAGGTTCTCCGTCATTTCAATCATGACTATGGCAATTTGCTCTCCATCCTTAATACATCTTTCGATCCAATGGCTTTGATCACCCtatttcagttctatgatccgcaCTTGAGATGTTTTACATTTCAGGACTATCAATTGGTCCCAACGCTCGAGGAATTTTCTTACATACTCAACATCCGAATCACTGATGATGTACCTTTCGTTCGAGTTCCCGAGGTTGTGAGATTTGAAAAAATAGCTGAAGCTCTTCACATGGGTATAAAGGAGGTGGAAAGAAATTGGAAGTCATCGAGCGGTGTTTCTGGTTTCTATCTTTGCTTTTTGATTAGTGGGGCTGAGGATGCGGCTAAGAAGGAGCAGTGGGTTGATTTTAGTCGTTTGCTTGCTATCATGATTTATGGTATTGTCCTATTCCCCTCAAGAGAGAACTTTGTGAGTTTGGCGGCGATTTGTGTCTTTATGAACAAAAACCCCGTGCCAAcgttgcttgcggatgcttatttTTCGATCCATTCGAGAAGTAAGAAGGGAGGATATATTGTTGGTTCTTGTCTTCCGTTGTTGTATCAGTGGTTCATGTTGCATTTGCCGGTGAGAGGACCTTTTGTGTTCAAGAAGAGTTCTCTTAAGTGGTCAGATAGGATTGTTAACCTCACATCTTATGACGTCAGGTGGAACTATTGTGTGGGGAAGATTTGGAACATTATCACTAGTTGCGGTCAATATCCCAACGTTCCTCTCATGGGAACCAGAGGTTGTATTAGTTATAATCCCACGCTCGCCTATCGTCAATTGGGATATGCAATGGAAAGGGCTcagaatgatgtagaagcgtttgAATCAGTGTACTTTGCTGATGGTAAAGATCCTCTGGAGCTAGAGAAGATAGCGTATGCTTGGACTAAAGTCCATAGAAGGGATCAGACTACTTAGAGCAAGAAGGTTCCTATTGCCATGGGTCCTTACATGAAATGGGTTGAGGCAAGAGTGGCAAATCTGTTGCTACCATTTGCGAGGTCATGTCCATTGTATGAGCAACCTCCCGTGGTTTTATCTGATACAGTTGCGGCTGAACTCTATATTCAAGCCGAAGCGGACAACATCAAACTAAAAGCAAAGGACAATGAGGTTGGCTTGGAGAGGTATTTTCAAGATCACGAAAAGGCGGAATTGGCTCGTAAGCTCAAGCATGCGCAAGGTGAAGGTTCAAACATGACACGTGCCCAAAGGCGATCTCATGACTTGATGGAAGAAAGCTTGTACCGAAAACAGCAGGAATGTGCGAAGTTGCGAAGGTCCGAAAACAATAGCAAGAGAAAGGTGCAGGATTCGGAAAAGCAATTGATCGAAGAAAAAGCCAAGTCGGCTCGACTTGAAGAAGAGCTCGCAAGACTCCGAGCCCAGCGGAGAGGAGATGGAGGAGCTCATTCTGTTACCAGACGATCCTAGTGTCGCTGTGGAGTGGATTTGTTTGGTCTATGATGGTTGATTTGATGTTTATGCTTGATATTTGTCAcccatgtccaggattgttggatggggtcgcattATGGATGTTCTGGATTTCTTTTGTATGCCTTATGAGCACATTGTGACACGgttatgtgttttatttgtatgaactcaaattctcagttatgtttgaatgaaatatgcTCAGTTTGTCGAATTATTCTCGTGTGCGGATTGTTATTCAAATATATTCGGTATCAGGGTTGctatgtcctatctgaaagtgggatgaactcttggatacctgaaaattggcaaacatttcatgcatatcattcatatatcatacatgtcatatatttgcaggttttgcaggtcttatatcttatgtctccctgttttgttatcagaaggagttctaaaatggctaatcacccgtatccgactaggagcaatcagagaaggcAGATGGAACAGATTCAGGAATAAATGGCAGAGATGAGAGCTCAATTGACGGAGCAGATGAATGCGCAGATGGCGCAAtttatggaagcattgactaatgtgaccaaggggcAGGATGACTTGCGGGTTCTCGTCGAGAACTCCAGAAGGGTTGAGAATGGAGGACATCCGGGGCTGTTTGACGATGTGTCTGGTAGAATTGACGATCACCATGATCCGAATGAGTTTGATCACGTGGGAgggcactataatcctttcaatcagcatcacgggtttccacctccacctccatctcgtctgttgggaaggagagataatcagaaccgtggtaatttggatttcaatgttgaGAACTTTGACCAGGTATCAAGGCATAGTGCTAAGGGTGCACATGATGAAGTTGAAAGGTATCGTCTGATTGAGGAACGTCTCAGGGCTGTTGAAGGCAAAAgggtgttaggcatggatatcaatgacttggggttggttcctggtgtgaggatcccaccgaaattcaaagttccatcttTTGACATATACAATGGGGCGACTTGTCCCGTGACTCATGTCAAAGCATACTATCGCAAGATGTCAATTTATTCAGAGGATGAAGGTTTCctaatgcatttcttccaggatagtcttgCTGGGGCTTCCTTGGAGTGGTATGTTCAACTTGAGCACACTCATAtccattcttggagagatcttgtgAAGGCTTTTATTAAGCACTATCAGTACAATGTTGACATGGCACCCAATAGGACCCAGTTGCAGAGTTTGGTTCAGGggtctaaagaatctttcaaagagtacgctcagaaatggcgtgAGTTAGCTGCGAGGGTTCAGCCACCTATGACTGAGCGTGAGATGATTGATATGTTCACCAGTACTTTGTCTCGACACTATTACTTGGCTTGTAGTGCTTCAGCTAACTTTtctgaaatggtgagatatggcgaacgtgtcgagatgggtctaaagatggggaaaattcagTTAGGAGCTTCTTCTAATTATGCTGGTGATAAGAAACAAGCTGAGGGTTATGCCAGAAGGAAGGAAGGAAATGCAGATGCCATATATGGAAGAAAGGGTTTAGGGAGAAACAATTCACAGGTTAATGCTGTCATGATCCCAGTGccgcaacaacaataacaacaacaacagggACAGCGTTCCAATAATGATCGCTATCCTCCCAGGACCAGGCCTCACCGAAAGATTGATCCGATTCCCATGACCTATGCTCAGGTGTtgcaacatttgctcaagattgagaaaattactttgagagatgctcAGAATGCTCCGGACACACAATCTCCGAATTATAATGCAAACGCACGATGTGCTTTCCACTCTGGTGCAGTTGGCCATGATACAGAGAGGTGCATTGCGTTGAAGAATAAAGTCCAGGACttgttggatcaaaagattattcaattcactcctacacccaatattgtcaataatcCGATGCCTACCCATGGGGGTCCAGCCATGAATGCCATTGTCAACggtgaagaggtggatagtgatTGTGACTTTGATAGCTGGACTCGTCCAAGTATTCCCGGAGAGGTGCCTAGcaactggacaattgaagatgtcatccaagttacacaagGAGTAAATTCcttattttttacttttcttatcatgtcatatttcctacgctctgcccaaggcgtaatGAATCATTTGTAAGGCCATGCAGTttgcattttcaaagttaatcatgaaataaaaggacgtttttgcatacaaatgttttgctctttgtctttctttttaaccttttcctttaaatggcaatgtttttgcacacacttgcacatggcttaataataaaactaaaataaaaacatcaatcatgcagatgttccactaccatggattccattggtaacagttccgctattgctcattatgattttgacaatccgatctaccaagccgaggaggaagcttatgaagattgtgatcttcCCGACGAGTTGGCtagattgttgaaacaggaaaagaaagcgattcagtcgcatcaagaggtaatcgagatggtaaatgttggtactaaagagcaggtccgagaagtcaagataggggctgcactTGAGAgtagtgtgaagcagaggcttattgatatgttgaaagagtatgcggatatctttgcttggtcctacgaggatatgccaggtcttgatacagatattgtggtacaccgtcttacctttcaaggaagatagtcctcctgtcaagcagaagcttcgaaggactcgcccagatatgtctgagaagattaagaaagaggttgagaaacaatttgATGCTCGTTTTCTGTAAGTCgtgaattacccgccgtgggttgcgaatattgttcctgtgcctaagaaggacggaaaggtcaggatgtgtgttgattatagagatttgaacagggcgagtccgaaagatgattttcctcttccccacattgatgtgttggtggataatactgctccttttaaagtgttttccttcatggatggcttctctgggtataatcagatcaagatggcaccagaagacatggagaaaacaacgtttatcacaccatggggaactttctgctataaagtcatgccttttgggttgaaaaacgcaggggcaacgcatcagcgcgccatggtgactctttttcacgacatgattcacaaagagattgaagtgtatgtcgacgacatgattgcaaaatctcacactgaagaagagcacttggttcacttgcagaagttgtttgaaaggcttcgggaattcagactgaggttgaatccaaacaaatgcactttcgaagTGCGATCCAgaaagttgttgggctttgttgttagtgggaaaggtattgaggtcgatcctgcaataataaaagctatacaagagatgcctgagccgagaacagaaaaagaggttcgtggtttcttagggagattgaactacattgctagattcatctctcatcttacgaccacttgtgaaccaatattcaaattgctgagaaaagatcagacggccaggtggaataatgattgtcaaaaagcattcgaaaaagtgaaagagtatctgcaggaacctccgatactaattgtaacaccccttactaaccccgcggcaatttaaaaaaattattcagagtacatgaaataagggtgccacaattcataataaataaacatcattcagtcatgtcatgcattcactgaggtaatcattcataaattaaaacgtttcatgttaacacagcggaatctatcaaaaacggactaagtttaacatcttccaaacttatccttcaaacatcaaaacataactagagtcataatcataaactctaaacaatcgcgtccccagtgttacaactaccagagcatgacacctgacgctactaaaacactgactcatgagctaatcctcaccgagtcgaattgccgctatcctcaatctgaaaatgacaacatgtaagggtgagtctcatcataattaataaatgttataaggttataaagtaataacacatcccagttgcatcattcacccaattgtttcataaacagacattcacaacaaatcaaaccaaaatcaatacatcattaacatttacaacactggaatacatccaatcatgttataaattatgcatatgtatgaactgacactatgtatgtggtaccaacatcatcaaaaggggataacccatgaccgatccaacatcgtccaagatacggccctgccagcacagattccacacgatgggaatcatgcccttcactgatccaacacacccttatggatacagtatcatcaatgaacatgaatgaatgcaacatatacaacatacttctactatcatcatcatcaatcatcaacatcatcatcatcattcaagtatgttcatatatattaacatcattcaatcacaattccataatcatcatatacaaaacatacacgtatttgcatcaatcatcatactcaataagaatagcatacatgtattttcaacATTCTAAAAACCGatgaatcatcatcatatagattatcctacaaggttcgtttagctcaaaacggcgcatcaaacggaccaacggttaaaaagttatgcatctttgaactttttaaaaatatctcaaaacaccaacagcacgcggcgccatcaccagttcgcggcgtgaactgagcgtcccaaaaattcattggctctctgccaggttgttcgcggcgcaaacatctacacgcagcgcgaaacgagaaaaagttacgccttcgcgacgCGAACataggtacgcggcgcgacctgagcgtatcacaacttcctggcattctgcccacctgttcgcggcgccaccctgtgcacgcggcgcgaaccggcgatttcagaaaccccaacctgcagaaaacagcattctatgcattccaaacacacccaattcataccagtacgaacctagagaaatagaatgcacaaacaacacaaaatacgtctcataatacaccaattacacatcaattgagaccacaACAACGCAGaaatcatagattcaaacatagagatcaaacatcatacaattgactcaatccctaaacctatcatatgactcaatcgacccgaattccacatctattcagtattatcaacccctaacccgataatagatgataatcagataagtccccccttaccttaaacaaatttcttgattcttggtctctccctctaccgttctccttcacgttcctcgtccctcagacttctgttctttcacgttctttctttcttcccaattccaattattttatgaaaataataataataatattagtaaagggccttcctatatcacacccccttttactatttctcacatggcccaaatcccataaaccattatttatttattattttcacaaaatccttaataattctaattattaattcaatattcttgattaaattaatattaaaattatacgggcgttacaactctcccccactaaaagagttttcgtcctcgaaaacatacctcaggtaaagagctctggatacgaatccttcatctggctctctagctcccaggtaacatttccttcagctggtcctccccaagctactctgactaaagctatttccttgccccgcaattgcttcagtcttctatcttcaatcctcacaggtaacgtttcaaccgttaagttgtctttcacctgtacatcatccacttggatcacgtgggacggatccgaaatgtatttcctcaattgagacacatgaaatacatcatgcaagttggcaagcattggcggtaacgcaatacgatatgccacttctcctactctttctgaaatttggaatggtccaataaaacacggagtcaacttctttgacttcaaagctcgaccaatacccgtcataggagtaaccttcataaacacatgatctccctcttgaaactcaagtgtcttcctcctcttatcataataactcttttgacgactcttagaagctttcatcttctcctgaatcatcttaatcttctccgtagtctgttgtacaatttcttgtccaatcacagcactttcaccagcttcgtaccaacacaatggagttctacatctcctaccatacaatgcctcaaacggagccatacctatactcgaatgaaagttgttgttgtaggtaaattcaatcaaaggcagataactatcccaagcacctcctttttctaatacacaagcacgtaacaaatcttctaacgactgaattgttctctcagtctgtccatccgtctgcggatgataagcagaactcagtcttagcttagtacccaaagccttctgcaaaccttcccagaacttagacgtaaatctcggatctctgtctgacacgatactcgaaggaataccatgcagactgactatcttctcaatgtataatttagccagcttttccatcgggtaatccattcttaccggtatgaaatgtgcagacttcgtcaatctgtccaccacaacccagatagcttcacaattcttaacagttctcggcaaatccgaa is a window from the Vicia villosa cultivar HV-30 ecotype Madison, WI unplaced genomic scaffold, Vvil1.0 ctg.001334F_1_1, whole genome shotgun sequence genome containing:
- the LOC131634686 gene encoding uncharacterized protein LOC131634686 — translated: MITSICMSCFSGLFKSSLKLKMDISTDTVKERMRHTRAYKIPDIDVSGLIGLSSRLKGEVLRHFNHDYGNLLSILNTSFDPMALITLFQFYDPHLRCFTFQDYQLVPTLEEFSYILNIRITDDVPFVRVPEVVRFEKIAEALHMGIKEVERNWKSSSGVSGFYLCFLISGAEDAAKKEQWVDFSRLLAIMIYGIVLFPSRENFVSLAAICVFMNKNPVPTLLADAYFSIHSRSKKGGYIVGSCLPLLYQWFMLHLPVRGPFVFKKSSLKWSDRIVNLTSYDVRWNYCVGKIWNIITSCGQYPNVPLMGTRGCISYNPTLAYRQLGYAMERAQNDVEAFESVYFADGKDPLELEKIAYAWTKVHRRDQTT